The region TATTTAAAAGAAAAGCACATATTTAACAGCTTTGTTTTTTCTGTTAAAAAATAAACAGGGAAAAGCTTCAACTTATTAAAGAAGATTCAATAAGCGAAGTTTTCGCTCGGGAGTTAGGAAGAATAGCAAGCTAAAGATTAAACCTGTATACCAGAGCAAATTACCGGTAATTAAAATAGCAGAATCTTTCATATAAAAATGCGCAGAATCTCTAAAAACATCTGAAAATATAAAGGTAAGCACCAGCGTCACAAAATAAATTGCCTTTTTGGAGTACGAATTCAAATAATAAATAAGGGAAATAATGCCCATAACCAGTAAAACCCCGTAATAGGCTATATAAATGCCAAATTCAAGCTCACTACTCATATAGCGTTTAAGTTCAAGCACGTGGGTAAATAGCAAATAGGTATTTACCGCTATTAGTAGAAAAAAATAAACCAATATGGTTTTACTGGCAGGTTCCATTTGCGTATTCTTTAAAGCTTCCCTGCTTAAACCAAAATATGCGATAATATAAAAGAAGAAAGCAAAAAGGCTTAAGTTATTAGTATTAAATATGAAGCCGCTTATTTGAGCCAGAAAGAAAAAGAGAAAAAAGAGTATCGCATTCAAACCCATATTTTTTTTCAGCTTAATATAAATACCGGCAAGACCCGGAACAAAAATAAGCTGTGTGGCCTGCATTAACCAGTTGGCTTCAGCTACTGCAGCATATAAATTTGCAGCTAGCAGCGGAACGAGTAATATAAGAATGTATTGAAAAAGACTCATTTTCATTTAATTGCGGCTCGAAAATATAAAAATCCTTTTATCAATAATGTCCATTTGATTAAAGCATTGCTATTTTTAGAAATTTTAACCTGTTTTTCGATAAAGGGATTAATTATTCCGTTGTAATACCTTTAAATTTTCAAAAGTAAAATCTAAGTTGAGCCGGATAATCTATTTATCTTTGAGCTTTTAAGAAAAATTAGATAAAATCAGTATGATCGTATAATGCTGAAATCCAAAAATTGCCAGATAAAAGAAATTCATAATTGGTTTGCGGCAAATTCCTAAAATGGGTGAAAATTAAAAACGAATGAAAAAAATAAGATTAAGTTTATACCTGCTTCTTTCGATAATTTTATTTAGTTGTAAAGGAAATAAGGTTGAAACTGCCGAAATAAAAGGGCAACGAATTGCTATAGATGAAAATATTGAACCCAATGCCAGTATAGAAGAATTTGTAGCTCCATTTAAGGAACATCTAAATAAAACCCTGGATAGCACTTTAGCTTATAATCCCCGCGATATGGTGAAAAGTGACGGCGATTTAAATACCGCTATTGGTAATTTAATGGCCGATATTGTGATGGCACAGGCCAATCCCGTCTTCAAGAGCAGAACAGGAAACGATATAGATATGGTGTTGTTGAATCACGGCGGAATTAGATCTGGCTTAAATAAAGGAAATATTTCTACCAGAAGTGCTTACGCCTTAATGCCTTTTGAAAATGAGATTGTAGTCGCTGAACTTTCGGGGGAAAAAATTAACGAGATGCTTACTTACCTGGAACGGGCAAAAACCGCTCATCCCGTTAGTGGAATTCAAATAGAAATGGATCAAAATTATAAAGTAACCAGCGCTGAAATTGACGAAGAGGAAATTGATGAAGATAAAACCTATTTTGTAGCAACTTCAGATTATTTGCAACAAGGCGGCGACAATATGAACTTTTTCAAAGATCCAGTAGCACTCCACAAAGTAGACTACAAAATACGAAATTCCATTATAGATTATTTTAAAAAGGTAGATACTTTAAAAGTGGACAAAGACAATAGATTTATAAGAAAGTAAGGCATGAAAAGAAGAAATTTTATACAAAAAACCTCAGCAGCCACAGCCTTTATAGGAATTGGTGGCTTAAGTTCACTTTCGTTTAAACCCAACTATAAAAAGCATATTACCATTTTGCACACCAACGATGTGCATAGCCATATAGAACCTTTTGGATCCGACGATTCCAGGAACCCCAATATGGGCGGAGTAGCCAGGCGAGCGACTTTAATTCAGCAGGTTAGAAATGAAAATCCCAATACTTTATTATTAGATGCCGGGGATATTTTCCAGGGCACACCATACTTTAATTTTTATGGCGGGGAACTGGAATTTAAGCTGATGAGTAAAATGAAATACGACGCAGCCACCATAGGAAACCACGATTTTGATAACGGGATAGATGGATTATATGCGCAACTTCCGCACGCCGAATTCGATTTTATTTCTTCAAATTACGATTTTAGTAATACAGTGATGAATGGGCAAACTCACGATCATACAGTTCTCACTAAAGACGGAGTGAAAATTGGTATTTTTGGTTTGGGAATCGAATTACAAGGTTTGGTAAATGAAGGGCTTTATAAAGAAACCAAATACCTGGATCCTGTAGAAATAGCCCAGGATCAAAGCCGAATTCTGAAAGAAGAGAAAAACTGCGACCTGGTAATTTGCCTTTCGCATTTAGGTTACAAATACAGTAGTGATAAGGTTTCTGATATTAAACTGGCTCAAGCAACAGAAAATATAGATCTAATTATTGGCGGGCACACCCATACTTTTCTAGATAAACCAACTATTGAAACCAATAAAGTCGGCAAAAAAGTTTTGGTAAACCAGGTTGGTTGTTACGGACTTTACCTGGGAAGAATTGATTTTTACTTAGATGATAAAAATAATATTGAAACTAATGGATTAAAGATTGAGGTTTAACAACTCGTAAAACCCCTCCAACTCCCCTTGAAAATAATGGAAGGAACTATTAAAAATCTTTCTGCTTAATTAATAAGCCTTAGTTATTAACCTATAAAAATTAAAAATCCCTGAACAGCTTAAAGGCTATTCAGGGATTTTGTATGATGAAGATTAAGCCATTATTGACTTAAGCCCAGTTTTAGTGTCGTTTTATCTTGAAATTGGGTTTACCCTAATTTGTCCTCCAACAGCTTTTAAAACTTTCATTATTGTCGAAAATTGTGGTTTTGCTCCATCAGATAATGCTTTGTATATGCTAGGTCTACTTAACCCGGTTTCTTCCGCAATTTTTGTCATTCCGATAGCCTTTGCTATATGCCTGAGTGCAATAATTAAATCTGCATTGTCGCCTTCTTCTAAAACGGAATTAAGATATTCGGCAATCATTTCGTTACTGTCCAAATAGTCTGCAATATCAAATTTTGATGTTTCCATTTTTACTTTTTTAATTTGCTCCAAATTTCTTTTGCCTTTTCGATGTCCTTTTGTTGGGTTGATTTATCTCCTCCAATCAGCAGAATAATAATTTTCCCATCTCTTTCCTTGAAGTATATTCTATATGCTTTCGCATAATTAATTCTTAGCTCACTTATTCCCCCTCCAACAGGTTTGCAGTCTCCAAAGTGTTCATCGGTTTCCAGTTTCTGGATTCTGAACAAAATCTTAGATTTTGCTCTTAAGTCTTTTAGTTTTCTTAACCACTTGTCAAATTCTACCGTTTTCTCAATAAAGAACATCTAGCTAAGTGTATTCGCTTAGATACAAAAATATATGATTTATTTGAATTGTAAAAATTGATTTTTAATTTATTGCGGTCTGGTGAAGTACATCAGCACTTAAGATAACATCTCCAGGAATTCTTCTTCTGAAATAATCTTAGTCCCAACTTTTTCGGCTTTTGCCAGTTTGCTGGGGCCCATATTTTCCCCGGCTACTAAATAATTGGTTTTTCCTGAAATTGATCCCGAAACTTTCCCGCCATTATCTTCTATCATTTTCTTAAGCTCGTTTCTGGAAACTTTTTCAAAAACTCCGGAAATCACAAATGTGTTTCCTTCTAATATATCGCTCTGATTTTTCAATTCTTCTGCGGCGATTTCCAATTGAAGTCCGTAGTCTTTTAAACGCTGAACAATCTCCCTGTTTTCTTCGGAA is a window of Salegentibacter salegens DNA encoding:
- a CDS encoding 5'-nucleotidase C-terminal domain-containing protein translates to MKKIRLSLYLLLSIILFSCKGNKVETAEIKGQRIAIDENIEPNASIEEFVAPFKEHLNKTLDSTLAYNPRDMVKSDGDLNTAIGNLMADIVMAQANPVFKSRTGNDIDMVLLNHGGIRSGLNKGNISTRSAYALMPFENEIVVAELSGEKINEMLTYLERAKTAHPVSGIQIEMDQNYKVTSAEIDEEEIDEDKTYFVATSDYLQQGGDNMNFFKDPVALHKVDYKIRNSIIDYFKKVDTLKVDKDNRFIRK
- a CDS encoding bifunctional metallophosphatase/5'-nucleotidase → MKRRNFIQKTSAATAFIGIGGLSSLSFKPNYKKHITILHTNDVHSHIEPFGSDDSRNPNMGGVARRATLIQQVRNENPNTLLLDAGDIFQGTPYFNFYGGELEFKLMSKMKYDAATIGNHDFDNGIDGLYAQLPHAEFDFISSNYDFSNTVMNGQTHDHTVLTKDGVKIGIFGLGIELQGLVNEGLYKETKYLDPVEIAQDQSRILKEEKNCDLVICLSHLGYKYSSDKVSDIKLAQATENIDLIIGGHTHTFLDKPTIETNKVGKKVLVNQVGCYGLYLGRIDFYLDDKNNIETNGLKIEV
- a CDS encoding addiction module antidote protein; translated protein: METSKFDIADYLDSNEMIAEYLNSVLEEGDNADLIIALRHIAKAIGMTKIAEETGLSRPSIYKALSDGAKPQFSTIMKVLKAVGGQIRVNPISR
- a CDS encoding type II toxin-antitoxin system RelE/ParE family toxin, which codes for MFFIEKTVEFDKWLRKLKDLRAKSKILFRIQKLETDEHFGDCKPVGGGISELRINYAKAYRIYFKERDGKIIILLIGGDKSTQQKDIEKAKEIWSKLKK